The Fibrobacter sp. genome segment CGGACAATGTAGCCCTTATCCATCATGGATTTTAGTTGTCTTTGTATGGCAGACATGTTTATGCCAATGTTCTCCTTGATTTGGGCGTAGGTTATGTCCGGGTTATCAGAGAGTAATTCCAGAATCTTGCTGGAATTTTCAGTGCGAAAATGCACTTGCTCTCCATCAAACCACCAGACTCCGGGACCTTGCTCCTTGACAAATTGTACGTTGAATATGATTTCGTTGGCGTACATTTTTCGGAAGTAGTTTCGGAAAGGGCGGATTTGCGTTAGTGTCGCCCGAGCTCCATCGGATGGAGCGGGCCCTACATCTAAATCAGTTTCGTGAAGTGCTTCGAGATAATCGTTCTTTTGACGGCTGCGTACTACGAGCAGCGGGTAACCATGCTTTGCAAGGATATAGTTGACCATCAGTCGGGCAATTCTTCCGTTTCCGTCTTCAAATGGATGGATTCGAATATACCGATAATGGAATAGGGCGGCAAGGTCTACCGGCGATAGTTTTTCTTCCCGTTCACTCAGGTTGTACCAGTCTACTAAATCGCTCATCAGTGAGGGGGTTTCCTCGGGCGAAGCGTAAGTGAATATGTCCCCATAGCGGGTGACAACGCTGTTCGGCCTTGTCTTGTACTGGCCTGCGTGAATTGTGTAGGATGATGCGTTTCCGTCGGGACGAATGTAGTGGACTTGGTAATCTTCGCGAAGTAGAGTCCTGTGCAATTGCCGTATAAAGTTTTGGGTAAGGGGAAAATTTTTTTCCTGCGATTCTGCCAGAGATAGCTTTAGACAGACGTCGCTTGCCTT includes the following:
- a CDS encoding Fic family protein; this encodes MKSKNLEEALESWNSLQPLSEYDRHRLNKRFTIDFNYNSNHIEGNTLTYGQTELLLFFGKVSGTAKLKDCEEMKASDVCLKLSLAESQEKNFPLTQNFIRQLHRTLLREDYQVHYIRPDGNASSYTIHAGQYKTRPNSVVTRYGDIFTYASPEETPSLMSDLVDWYNLSEREEKLSPVDLAALFHYRYIRIHPFEDGNGRIARLMVNYILAKHGYPLLVVRSRQKNDYLEALHETDLDVGPAPSDGARATLTQIRPFRNYFRKMYANEIIFNVQFVKEQGPGVWWFDGEQVHFRTENSSKILELLSDNPDITYAQIKENIGINMSAIQRQLKSMMDKGYIVRTENGEWRVIITR